From one Plantibacter flavus genomic stretch:
- a CDS encoding ABC transporter permease: protein MSAVDAQTALTDRRPVRRRARSATLTVGLVLVGVIAVLAAVSLVWLPFAPTDTAGGRLEGPTGTHWLGTDKLGRDLMTQLMIGARIALVTGAGAVAVGAVIGIAVGLAAAFASAWLDDTISAALDVVIAFPVLLLAMLIVAAQGASLGTAIIAIGLAMSAIVARLTRILTKRVLSEQYVVAARTAGTSWAGVIGQHVLPNIWPTLSVNLALQFGIAVLAEASLSYLGLGAPPPNASWGRLLQEAQATVTTAPIGAIAPGVAVVMLVVGVNFIADGLRDLGDPTRRRGA from the coding sequence ATGAGCGCCGTCGACGCCCAGACCGCGCTCACCGACCGCCGCCCGGTGCGGCGACGCGCCAGGTCCGCGACGCTGACCGTCGGACTGGTCCTCGTCGGCGTCATCGCCGTCCTGGCGGCCGTCTCGCTCGTGTGGTTGCCCTTCGCCCCCACGGACACCGCCGGCGGTCGTCTCGAAGGTCCGACCGGCACCCACTGGCTCGGTACCGACAAGCTCGGTCGCGACCTCATGACCCAGCTCATGATCGGCGCGCGCATCGCGCTCGTGACCGGCGCCGGGGCCGTCGCGGTCGGGGCGGTCATCGGGATCGCCGTGGGACTCGCCGCGGCCTTCGCATCGGCCTGGCTGGACGACACGATCTCCGCCGCGCTCGACGTCGTGATCGCCTTCCCGGTGCTCCTGCTCGCCATGCTCATCGTGGCCGCGCAGGGCGCGTCACTCGGCACCGCGATCATCGCGATCGGACTCGCCATGTCGGCCATCGTGGCCCGCCTGACCCGGATCCTCACGAAGCGGGTCCTCAGCGAGCAGTACGTCGTCGCGGCCAGGACCGCCGGGACGAGCTGGGCCGGTGTCATCGGCCAGCACGTGCTCCCGAACATCTGGCCCACCCTGAGCGTCAACCTCGCACTGCAGTTCGGCATCGCCGTCCTCGCCGAAGCGAGCCTGTCGTACCTCGGCCTCGGTGCGCCACCGCCGAACGCCTCCTGGGGACGCCTGCTGCAGGAGGCCCAGGCCACCGTCACGACGGCACCGATCGGCGCGATCGCTCCGGGCGTCGCCGTGGTGATGCTCGTGGTGGGCGTGAACTTCATCGCGGACGGCCTGCGGGACCTCGGCGATCCGACGAGGAGGCGCGGCGCATGA
- a CDS encoding ABC transporter permease, translating into MLAYLLRRSAFLVVSFLVAMTVLFVLLRLLPGDPSNALLSVNATQEQIDAAREQVGADRPLGEQFAAWFGGVLTLDLGSSFVSSLPVGPEIALRLQVTVPLTLLAFLLAVVLALVAGVVSALRADRWYGIALSGLSQLGIAVPVFWVGILLVSVFAVTLRLFPSGGFPRDDWADPAAALTSLALPVITIAIVMSASITRYVRSATLDVVGSDYLRSSRAQGAGFGEALLRHGARNAAVPVVAILGIELATTFLGAVVVESVFSLPGLGSMLLTAIQQHDYPNIQGILLVSTLVVLLTGFVADIAQRLIDPRLRTSISGNGLR; encoded by the coding sequence ATGCTCGCTTACCTGCTGCGCCGATCCGCGTTCCTCGTGGTGTCGTTCCTCGTCGCCATGACCGTGCTGTTCGTGCTGCTCCGCCTGCTGCCGGGCGACCCGTCGAACGCCCTCCTCTCGGTGAACGCCACGCAGGAGCAGATCGACGCTGCACGCGAGCAGGTGGGAGCCGACCGGCCGCTCGGCGAGCAGTTCGCGGCCTGGTTCGGCGGCGTCCTGACCCTCGACCTCGGTTCCTCGTTCGTGAGTTCGCTCCCGGTCGGGCCCGAGATCGCGTTGCGCCTCCAGGTCACCGTGCCGCTCACGCTCCTCGCGTTCCTCCTCGCCGTGGTGCTCGCCCTCGTGGCCGGTGTCGTGTCCGCCCTCCGGGCCGACCGCTGGTACGGCATCGCGTTGTCCGGCCTCTCGCAGCTCGGGATAGCCGTGCCGGTGTTCTGGGTCGGCATCCTGCTCGTCAGCGTGTTCGCGGTGACGCTCCGGCTGTTCCCGTCCGGCGGCTTCCCGCGCGACGACTGGGCCGACCCCGCCGCGGCGCTCACGAGCCTCGCCCTTCCGGTCATCACCATCGCCATCGTCATGAGTGCGTCGATCACCCGGTACGTCCGTTCCGCCACGCTCGACGTGGTCGGCAGCGACTACCTTCGGTCCTCGCGGGCGCAGGGAGCCGGCTTCGGCGAGGCCCTGCTCCGACACGGCGCCCGGAACGCCGCGGTGCCCGTCGTCGCGATCCTCGGCATCGAGCTCGCCACCACTTTCCTCGGCGCCGTCGTGGTCGAGAGCGTGTTCAGCCTGCCGGGCCTCGGGTCGATGCTCCTGACGGCGATCCAGCAGCACGACTACCCGAACATCCAGGGCATCCTCCTCGTCTCGACCCTCGTCGTCCTCCTGACGGGCTTCGTCGCCGACATCGCGCAGCGGCTCATCGATCCGCGTCTGCGCACCTCGATCTCGGGGAACGGGCTCCGATGA
- a CDS encoding ABC transporter ATP-binding protein, whose amino-acid sequence MTDAPITATPILELDAVGFRYRGGQEALDDVSLAVGAGEAVGIVGQSGAGKSTLLRLLLGLDRPTSGSVRFDGGALDPRDRTRVRRFRTSVQAVFQDPYSSLDPRQRIGRIVAEPLRSLRLATTEQAAVRASAALEAVGLPADAASRFPHEFSGGQRQRIAIARAIVPNPRLLLADEPVSALDMSTRIQIIELLAELRASNGLALVMVSHDLGTVAALCERTVVLRHGQVVEAGATAQILHDPAEAYTKQLIAAIPRLPR is encoded by the coding sequence ATGACCGATGCACCGATCACGGCGACGCCGATCCTCGAGCTTGACGCGGTCGGCTTCCGGTACCGCGGTGGTCAGGAGGCCCTGGACGACGTCTCGCTGGCCGTCGGCGCAGGCGAGGCCGTCGGGATCGTCGGGCAGTCCGGCGCCGGCAAGAGCACCCTCCTCCGACTGCTGCTCGGCCTCGACCGGCCGACCTCGGGCTCGGTCCGGTTCGACGGTGGCGCGCTGGACCCCCGCGACCGGACGCGGGTCCGTCGATTCCGCACATCGGTGCAGGCCGTCTTCCAGGATCCGTACTCCTCGCTCGACCCGCGGCAACGTATCGGGCGCATCGTGGCCGAACCGTTGCGCTCCCTCCGGCTGGCGACCACCGAGCAGGCGGCCGTCCGCGCGTCCGCGGCGCTCGAGGCGGTGGGACTGCCCGCCGACGCGGCGTCGCGGTTCCCGCACGAGTTCTCGGGCGGCCAGCGGCAGCGGATCGCCATCGCCCGCGCGATCGTCCCGAACCCCCGGCTCCTCCTCGCCGACGAGCCCGTCAGCGCCCTCGACATGAGCACCCGGATCCAGATCATCGAGCTCCTCGCCGAGCTGCGGGCTTCGAACGGCCTGGCCCTCGTCATGGTCTCGCACGACCTCGGCACGGTGGCAGCGCTGTGTGAACGCACGGTGGTCCTCCGACACGGGCAGGTCGTCGAGGCCGGCGCCACCGCTCAGATCCTCCATGATCCCGCCGAGGCCTACACGAAGCAGCTCATCGCGGCGATCCCCCGCCTCCCGCGCTGA
- a CDS encoding ATP-binding cassette domain-containing protein, with amino-acid sequence MSGLLDISGLTITRGIRRGAPDGTDRPLLDGLDLTIAAGGRLGLIGGSGSGKSLTSLAVIGLLGEQLSASGSVELAGTQVIGAPDRALRPLRGRVAGLVFQEPLTALDPLMRVGAQLAEPLRRHLGLRGERLEEAVEAALVEVSLTDTARIAASYPHELSGGQRQRVAIAIALAGRPQLLIADEPTTALDVTVQAEVLALIDRLVRERGMALLFISHDLAVVSAMVDEVVVLSDGRAVERGAVAQVLTAPQHEDTRRLVASARALDDALEDPR; translated from the coding sequence ATGAGCGGTCTCCTCGACATCTCCGGCCTGACCATCACCCGAGGCATCCGGCGCGGAGCTCCCGACGGCACGGACCGGCCGCTCCTCGACGGGCTGGACCTGACCATCGCCGCCGGGGGTCGCCTCGGCCTCATCGGCGGTTCCGGGTCCGGGAAGTCCTTGACCTCCCTCGCAGTGATCGGGCTGCTCGGCGAGCAGCTGAGCGCGAGCGGCAGCGTCGAACTGGCCGGCACCCAGGTGATCGGCGCCCCGGACCGCGCGCTGCGGCCGCTCCGCGGCCGGGTGGCGGGACTCGTCTTCCAGGAGCCGCTGACCGCACTCGACCCGCTCATGCGGGTCGGCGCCCAACTCGCCGAGCCCCTGCGTCGCCATCTGGGGCTCCGGGGCGAACGGCTCGAGGAGGCCGTCGAAGCGGCCCTCGTCGAGGTGTCCCTCACCGACACCGCCCGCATCGCCGCCTCCTACCCCCATGAGCTGTCCGGCGGGCAGCGGCAGCGGGTCGCGATCGCCATCGCGCTCGCCGGTCGCCCGCAGCTCCTGATCGCGGACGAGCCGACGACGGCGCTCGACGTGACCGTCCAGGCGGAGGTGCTCGCGCTCATCGACCGGCTCGTCCGGGAACGCGGCATGGCGCTCCTGTTCATCAGTCACGACCTCGCCGTCGTGTCGGCCATGGTCGACGAGGTCGTCGTGCTGAGCGATGGTCGGGCCGTGGAACGCGGCGCGGTGGCGCAGGTGCTGACGGCGCCGCAGCACGAGGACACCCGTCGTCTGGTCGCCAGCGCCCGCGCGCTCGACGACGCGCTGGAGGACCCGCGATGA